One window from the genome of Pseudomonas sp. L5B5 encodes:
- a CDS encoding SDR family oxidoreductase, translating into MSKTQLFDLDGKIAFVSGASRGIGEAIAKLLAQQGAHVIVSSRKLDGCQQVADAIVAAGGKATAIACHIGEMEQIQQVFATIREQFGRLDILVNNAATNPQFCNVLDTDLGAFQKTVDVNIRGYFFMSVEAGKLMREHGGGSIINVASINGVSPGLFQGIYSVTKAAVINMTKVFAKECAQFGIRCNALLPGLTDTKFASALVKNDSIRNAALAQIPLKRVADPSEMAGTVLYLASDASSYTTGTALNVDGGFLS; encoded by the coding sequence ATGTCCAAGACTCAGTTGTTCGACCTCGACGGCAAGATCGCATTCGTCTCCGGCGCCAGCCGTGGCATCGGTGAGGCCATTGCCAAGCTGCTGGCCCAGCAAGGCGCTCACGTGATCGTCTCGAGCCGCAAGCTCGACGGTTGCCAGCAGGTGGCCGATGCCATTGTCGCCGCTGGCGGCAAGGCCACCGCCATTGCCTGCCACATCGGTGAAATGGAGCAGATCCAGCAGGTGTTCGCCACCATCCGCGAGCAGTTCGGGCGCCTGGATATCCTGGTCAACAACGCTGCCACCAACCCTCAGTTCTGCAACGTCCTGGACACCGACCTGGGGGCGTTCCAGAAGACCGTCGACGTCAACATCCGTGGCTACTTCTTCATGTCGGTGGAAGCCGGCAAGCTGATGCGCGAACACGGCGGCGGCAGCATCATCAACGTGGCCTCGATCAACGGCGTCTCGCCAGGGCTGTTCCAGGGCATCTACTCGGTGACCAAGGCCGCGGTGATCAACATGACCAAGGTCTTCGCCAAGGAATGCGCGCAGTTCGGCATCCGCTGCAATGCCCTGCTGCCGGGCCTGACCGATACCAAGTTCGCCTCGGCACTGGTCAAGAACGACAGCATTCGCAACGCCGCCCTGGCGCAGATCCCGCTCAAGCGCGTGGCCGACCCGAGCGAGATGGCCGGCACGGTGCTCTACCTGGCCAGCGATGCTTCCAGCTACACCACCGGCACCGCCCTGAACGTGGACGGCGGTTTCCTGTCCTGA
- a CDS encoding phosphotransferase family protein produces MALTDQSTRTRSGEELDAALIDPYLKAHIPGLTGTPRISQFPGGASNLTYLLEYPDQEFVLRRPPFGHKAKSAHDMGREFRILNQLKDGFPYCPKAYVHCTDEAVIGAEFYVMERVKGIILRSDLPPELNLDASHTQALCKSFIDRLVELHQVDYTACGLGDLGKPEGYVQRQIKGWSDRYEKALTPDAPQWEAVKAWLNDKMPADHPTSSIVHNDYRFDNVILDPQNPMQIIGVLDWELTTLGDPLMDLGNTLAYWIEASDPAPVQLMRRQPSNAPGMLSRQQFVDYYAERSGIEIGNFDFYYTYGLFRLAGIVQQIYYRFYHGQTQDKRFAQFIHMNTLLEQMSLQVIGKSSL; encoded by the coding sequence ATGGCGCTTACAGACCAGTCCACCCGCACCCGCTCGGGTGAAGAACTCGATGCCGCTCTGATCGACCCATACCTCAAGGCGCACATTCCCGGCCTGACCGGCACGCCGCGCATCAGCCAGTTTCCCGGTGGCGCCTCGAACCTCACCTACCTGCTGGAATACCCCGACCAGGAGTTCGTCCTGCGCCGTCCGCCGTTCGGCCACAAGGCCAAGTCGGCCCACGACATGGGCCGCGAGTTCCGCATCCTCAACCAGCTCAAGGACGGTTTCCCCTACTGCCCCAAGGCCTACGTGCACTGCACCGATGAAGCGGTGATCGGGGCCGAGTTCTACGTCATGGAACGGGTCAAGGGCATCATCCTGCGCTCCGACCTGCCGCCGGAGTTGAACCTGGATGCCAGCCACACCCAGGCACTGTGCAAGAGCTTCATCGATCGCCTCGTCGAACTGCACCAGGTTGACTACACCGCCTGCGGCCTGGGCGACCTGGGCAAGCCCGAAGGTTATGTGCAACGCCAGATCAAGGGCTGGAGCGATCGCTACGAGAAGGCCCTGACCCCCGATGCGCCGCAGTGGGAGGCGGTCAAGGCCTGGCTCAACGACAAGATGCCGGCCGACCACCCGACCTCGAGCATCGTGCATAACGACTACCGCTTCGACAACGTGATCCTCGACCCACAGAACCCGATGCAGATCATCGGCGTGCTGGACTGGGAACTGACCACCCTGGGCGACCCGCTGATGGACCTTGGCAACACCCTGGCCTACTGGATCGAGGCCAGCGACCCGGCGCCGGTGCAACTGATGCGCCGCCAGCCAAGCAACGCCCCGGGGATGCTCAGCCGCCAGCAGTTCGTCGACTACTACGCCGAGCGCTCCGGCATCGAAATCGGCAACTTCGACTTCTACTACACCTATGGCCTGTTCCGCCTGGCCGGCATCGTGCAGCAGATCTACTACCGCTTCTACCACGGCCAGACCCAGGACAAACGCTTCGCGCAGTTCATTCACATGAACACGCTGCTGGAGCAGATGAGCCTGCAAGTCATCGGCAAATCCAGCCTCTGA
- a CDS encoding NAD(P)-dependent oxidoreductase: protein MLATVLVLVENVNAYLPHLEQLGLRLILAQTPSARAQAIKTHAAEIDAVLTRGPLGLTAQEIEALPRLQIICVIGAGYEQVDLQAASNRGIAVTTGAGVNASSVADHALALLLAVVRGIPQADAAVRQGHWPKVTRPSVAGLRLGILGLGAVGQAIARRCAQGLDMPVSYHSRQPRPEHPYRFYPTLLEMARDIDLLVIATPGGADTRHLVDHKVLQALGPEGFLVNVARASVVDSEALLQALEQRQIAGAALDVFDDEPQVPQRLKCLDNVVLTPHVAGLSPQASRDTVEKVGQNLLAHFSGQPLLTPLALPLPDHP from the coding sequence ATGCTCGCTACCGTCCTGGTCCTGGTTGAAAACGTCAACGCCTACCTGCCGCACCTCGAACAACTGGGCCTGCGCCTGATCCTGGCGCAGACGCCCAGCGCACGAGCCCAGGCCATCAAGACCCATGCCGCAGAGATCGACGCGGTGCTGACCCGCGGCCCCCTGGGCCTGACAGCGCAGGAGATCGAAGCCCTGCCCCGCTTGCAGATCATCTGCGTGATCGGCGCCGGCTACGAACAGGTGGACCTGCAAGCCGCCAGCAACCGCGGGATCGCCGTGACCACCGGGGCCGGGGTCAATGCGTCGTCGGTGGCCGATCACGCCCTGGCCCTGCTGCTGGCCGTGGTCCGGGGCATTCCCCAGGCCGACGCCGCGGTACGCCAGGGGCACTGGCCAAAAGTCACCCGCCCGTCAGTGGCCGGCCTGCGCCTGGGCATCCTTGGCCTGGGCGCAGTGGGCCAGGCCATTGCCCGGCGCTGCGCCCAGGGCCTGGACATGCCAGTGAGCTACCACAGCCGCCAGCCCAGGCCGGAACACCCCTACCGCTTCTACCCAACCCTGCTGGAAATGGCCCGGGACATCGACCTGCTGGTGATCGCCACGCCCGGTGGCGCCGACACCCGGCACCTGGTGGACCACAAGGTACTGCAGGCCCTGGGGCCCGAAGGCTTCCTGGTGAACGTGGCCCGGGCCAGCGTGGTGGACAGCGAAGCCCTGCTGCAAGCCCTCGAGCAACGACAGATCGCCGGCGCCGCGCTGGATGTGTTCGATGACGAACCGCAAGTCCCGCAACGCCTCAAGTGCCTGGACAACGTGGTGCTCACGCCCCATGTCGCCGGACTGTCGCCCCAGGCCAGCCGGGACACGGTGGAGAAGGTCGGCCAGAACCTGCTGGCCCACTTCAGCGGCCAGCCACTGCTGACGCCGCTGGCCCTGCCATTGCCGGATCACCCTTGA
- a CDS encoding VOC family protein: MSVAGFVLYSLDPHTLARFYAQVLSWPIGEQQPDYLQLEHQGMELTLIQVPAAIAARIVLQDPPLPRSDSACKPVFWIADLDLARQHAAQAGGRLHEAEREWLFKGARVCDGIDPEGNVFQLRQTLPR, translated from the coding sequence ATGAGTGTCGCCGGCTTCGTGCTCTACAGCCTTGACCCACACACCCTGGCGCGCTTCTACGCCCAGGTCCTGAGCTGGCCCATCGGCGAACAGCAGCCCGATTACCTGCAACTGGAACACCAGGGGATGGAACTGACCCTGATCCAGGTGCCGGCGGCTATCGCCGCGCGCATTGTCCTGCAGGACCCGCCCCTGCCCCGCAGCGACTCAGCCTGCAAACCGGTGTTCTGGATCGCCGACCTGGACCTGGCCCGGCAGCACGCAGCCCAGGCTGGCGGCCGACTCCACGAGGCCGAGCGGGAATGGCTGTTCAAGGGTGCCCGGGTCTGCGACGGCATCGATCCGGAAGGCAATGTCTTCCAACTACGGCAAACCCTGCCTCGCTAA
- a CDS encoding cysteine hydrolase family protein, whose translation MPLSNAPRALLVIDMQVGLFNGPDKPYQREQVLDHVNQLIRRARQNSAPIFAMRHTGPAESPLAVGSPFWQLLPTLEVDEQQDCVLDKARPSCFTGTDLAERLHQAGASELVIVGMKTQYCVDATCRAAADLGFTALLVEDAHTCMDTPHLGARKIIDHHNATLSGAFVTLARTADVRF comes from the coding sequence ATGCCTTTATCCAACGCCCCGCGTGCCCTGCTGGTCATCGACATGCAGGTTGGACTGTTCAACGGACCGGACAAGCCCTACCAGCGCGAACAGGTCCTGGATCATGTCAACCAGCTGATCCGTCGCGCCCGCCAGAACTCAGCGCCAATCTTCGCCATGCGCCATACCGGGCCGGCCGAATCCCCCCTGGCCGTCGGCAGTCCGTTCTGGCAATTGCTGCCCACCCTGGAAGTGGACGAGCAGCAGGATTGCGTGCTGGACAAGGCCCGCCCCAGTTGCTTCACCGGCACCGACCTGGCCGAGCGCCTGCACCAGGCCGGAGCCAGCGAACTGGTGATCGTCGGCATGAAGACCCAATACTGTGTCGACGCCACCTGCCGCGCCGCCGCCGACCTTGGGTTCACTGCATTGCTGGTGGAGGATGCCCATACCTGCATGGACACCCCGCACCTGGGAGCCCGGAAGATCATCGATCATCACAACGCCACCTTGAGCGGTGCGTTCGTCACCCTGGCCAGGACTGCCGACGTCCGCTTCTGA